Part of the bacterium genome, AGACCGGCGGCCTCGCCGGGTGTCGAGTCGAGCAGCCGGAATCCGGGGCGGTGGCTCTCGGCGTCCAGGAGCAGGCTTTCCAGGAACAGGGCGCGGTTCTCGTTGTCGGCGGCCGCTCCCGAAACGATGACCCCGATCTCGGCCACCGGCGCCCTCTCGTCGGTGAGCTCGGCCAGATAATCGTAGGCCCCGGCGGGGATTATCCGCCACTCCTGCGGCAGGGCGAGTCGGAAACCCGGTCCGACGCGGATGACGAGCTCCCCGCCGAAGTCGCGGCTCTCCTGGGCGACCGCCAGGGGCAGGCGGCAATCCAGGTCCCGGAGGGCCACCGTCCCCAGGGCCGCCAGCCGGTCCCGCTCCCGCCACGGCCCCTCCAGCTTCCAGAGCCAGAGTCGGCGCGCGGCGTAGATGCCGGCGAAGAGCCCGAACCGGTTCCCCCGCCGGTACTCCACGGTGCGGGCGTAGGTCCCGTCAAGCTCCCGGGAGATGAAGGGGCCCAACAATTCCGCGCCCCCAAGCCCTCCCAACGACACGAGCCCCCCGTCGGTGGGGGGGGCTTCCAGTTTCGGCAGCAGGGTCAGGCTGAATCCGGCGGCGCCGTCGGCCCGTTCGGCGAGGAGTGAGCGATCCCGGTAGGACACCTCCCAGCCCTTCGGCACCTCGGCGACCATCGTCCCGGCGGGACCGATGACGGGGCGGAGGGGCCAGGAGGCGATGACGCCTAAAATCCAGAAGATTAGGTGGCTCACGCGGTTACGATGATAGGTCCGGTCGCGTCGCGGATGGCGCGCTGGGTCCTAGGCTCCAGGATGAGGTGATCCGCGCTCCCGGTGGCCCCGATGACGACCAGCTCGCCGGGGTCCAGATCGGCGATGCGCTCCTCGAGGGGCAGGGTCAGCTCCTCGTATTCGGCCGGTCGGTCGTAGCTCGCCAGGAGCTTCTCGGCGTCGGCGCGGGTCCCGCCCTCGTGGATGACCAGAATCCGGTGCCCGCCGGAGAGGTCGGCGGCGAACCGCAGGGTCTCCTCGGCGGAGGGCTTGTCGTCGGCGAAAACCACGACGCGGGACGGCTTCTCGAAATCGGCCGGGGCCAGCATGACCGCGGTGTTCACCCGCTTGAGCACCCCCTCGGCGACGTTGCCGAGCATGTCGTTCTCGTACTCGGCGTGGTCGCCCTGGCGCCCGATGACGACGAGATCGGCCCTCTGCGCCCTCTCGACCAGGGTGGTGGCGACGGGGCCGCTGGTGATGATTTCCTCGTAGGAAACCCCCGCCTTGCGGGCCAGCTCGGAGATGAAGCCCAGGGCCGTCTCGCCCAGGCCGCGCAGGACAGGTTCGGCCGCGGCGCGGAAGTCGGTCGCCGGGGCGAAGCCCAGCATCGCCGCCAGACGGGCGAAAAAGGGCCCATCCAGCAGGCGGATGTCCAGGACGTAGCAGCCGATCAGCTTGGTGCCAGCGGCCTGCGCCGCCCAGACGCCGTAACGGGCGGCTCCCTCGGCGTAGCGCGAGCCGTCGGTGCCGACCAGGACGTTGCGGATCATCTGTCTCTCCCCGGGTGCGGTTCCGGCCAAGTGTACCAAAAAAGGAAGCCGTGTCCCCGGCAAAACGAAGTTATTCCGGACGAGGGGTTAGCCCCTTGCCTTACACATGAACGGAGCTACGCCCCCGGCGACTCGATCCGCCACCGGAAGGCGCGCATCGCGGCCAGGGCCCGGAGCGCCAGCGCCGTCCGCCGGTCCCTTTTTCCCCGCACCCGGGTCGAAAGCGGCGGCAGGAGTCCGTAGTGGGCGTTTACCGGGCACGGGGGATCGTCCTCGTCGTTACGGTCCGCGCCGGACAGGGTTCTCACCAGACCGCCCAGCACCGTCTCCCTTGGCGGAACGATCGGCTCCGACCCCGACAACCGGCGGGCGAGGTTCTTTCCCGCCAGAAGGCCCGTGGCGACTGCCTCGACGTACCCCTCCGCCCCCGAGAGCTGCCCCGCGACGAAGACGCCGGGCCGTCCCCGAAGCTCCAGGCTCGCCTCCAGCAGCGCCGGGGCGTCCAGGTAGCCGTTGCGGTGCATCCGGCCGTAGCGGACGAACTCGGCCCGCTCCAGGCCGGGCAGGGAGCGCAGGAGTGTTCGCTGGGCCGACGGGGTCAGGCGGGTCTGGCAGCCGACGAGGCTGTACCGCGTCCTTTCCCGATTCTCGGCCCGGAGCTGGATGACGGCGTGGTAAGACTGCCCGGTGTCCGGCCGGCGGAGACCAACGGGTCGCAACGGACCGAAGCGCAGGGCGTCCCGGCCCCGCTCGGCGAGGACCTCCAACGGCAGGCAACCCTCGAAGACCGCGAACGCGTCCCCGACCAACTCCCGGTCCACCGCGTGAACCGGCGCCCGGGGCAGCGTGAGCAGATTTTGCCAAAAATTCTCGTACACCTCGGCACAGAGGCCCACGTTCATGTAGTCGTCCCCGAGGCCGTGGCGCCCGGCGGGGAAGACCTTCTCCGGGTCGAGGCTCTCCGCCGTCACCACGGGCGAGGTAGCGTCGTGGAAAAAAAGCCGCCCGCGACCCAGCTCCTCATCCAGCCTTCCCATGAGCGTCGGTCCGGTGAGCGGGCCGGTGGCCAGGACGGCCGGAGCCTCCGGGGGCTCGGTCACCTCCTCCCGGACGACCTCGACGAGCGGATTGGCCGTCAGTCTACGCTCCACCTCCGCCGAGAAGAGCTCCCGGTCCACGGCCAGCGCCGAACCGGCCGGCACCCGGTAAATCTTCGCCGCTTCGATTAAAAGGGACCCCAGGAGCTCCAGCTCGGCCTTCAGGCAGCCGTGGGCGTTGTGGAGCTCGACGCTCTTGAGCGAATTGGAGCAGACGAGCTCGGCCAGCCCGCCGCCGGTGTGTGCGCCGGTCCCCTTGCCGGGGCGCATCTCGAACAGCCGCACCGGATGCCCGGCCCGGGCGAGCTGCCACGCCGCCTCGCAGCCCGCCAGCCCCCCTCCGACCACGGTCACGTGTCCGGGAGTCATCCCGAGTCCAAAGGCCCCCGCGGGGGCCTCTCGCCTGAGTCCGTGCGAACCATTTACCCCCCCTCGGATATGTATCGGTCCACCGTCAGGCTGACCTCTTCGGCCAGGTCCACGTCCAGGGGTTCCTCGACTTCCGGCTCGAGCGCCTTCAGCGCGACCAGGGTCATGTCGTCGAACTGCCTCTTCTCCCCGGCGAATGCGCGCGCCGTTTCCGCCAGCCTTTTCACCAACTCCGGCGGCGCGAGCTCGGCGGAGGCGGCGAAAGCATCCTGAAGCCTTCTGTCACCGAAGATTTCCATTTCTTCGTTCATGGCTTCGGAGACGCCGTCGGTGTAGAGGAGAACGGTGTCCCCCGGTTCCAGGCGAAGCGTCGTGGATTCCAGGGTCCGGCAGAACTCGTCGGGCTCGATAAGACCCAGGGGGCGTCCCCGGGTCTTGACGACCTCCACCAGCTTCTCGCTCGCGCGGAATACGAGCATCGAGTTGTGCCCGGCGTTGACCACGTCCAGGCTTCCGTTGCGGGAGTCGTAAACGTAGTAGAGGCAGGTGACGAAGTTGCCGGAGCGCATGTCGGGGCTGAGAAGGGTGTTGGTTTCGCAGAGGGTGGGCAGGGCGTCGAAATGCCGCGGGGCGGTGCTCTTGAGTATCGTGCGCAGTATGAGCATGACCATGAGCCCCTGGAGACTTTTCCCCGACACGTCGGCCACGACCACGCCCAGCCTCCGTTCATCTATGGGGATGAAATCGTAGTAATCGCCGCCCACCTCGAAGGCCGGTTCGCAGAGGCCGGCAACGGCCATGCCCGGGTAGTCTGGCGGTTCGTCGGGCAGGTAGGAGAGCTGGAGCTGGCGGGCGATTTCCAGGTCCCGCAGGAGACGCCCCCTGTCGCCGGAGGCGTCGCGCGGGTTCTCCAGTCTCTCGGCCAGGTCGTTGACGGCCGCGGCCAACCGACCGAGCTCGTTCCTGGCGGAAGCCTTCAGGCGGTAGGTGATGTTGCCCGCCCCGAGCTTTCTCACCCCACGCTGGAGCTCCTTCAGGGGTCCCAGGATCCGCAGGATGAAGAGAACGCCCAGGCCCGTGGTGATGAGGAACGCCGCCGCGCCGATGAGGACGCCGTTGACCGTGGCCCGCTCCAGGGCCAGGCGCACCGGCTCCGCCGACATCACCAGGCGCAGCTTCCCGAGGGTGGTGAAATCACCCGGCGGGCGCGCGGGGTGGTACACCGGCAGGGTGAGGCAGAAGGACCCGCCGTCGGAGACGAGCTCCTCCCTCGCCCGGAGAGATCCCAGCTCCGCCGGCTCCCCCCCGACGTTCAGGGGG contains:
- a CDS encoding SpoIIE family protein phosphatase, producing the protein MTDKEKRRLNLHWQFAILVGLLVLVTATGLTWFLVASERANLYQGLQTSLVRQGRTVARTLSPIARDPDAGEGIVRTLAEVLEDNPHLTGAYYFDDRGGIYSADEEIVPLNVGGEPAELGSLRAREELVSDGGSFCLTLPVYHPARPPGDFTTLGKLRLVMSAEPVRLALERATVNGVLIGAAAFLITTGLGVLFILRILGPLKELQRGVRKLGAGNITYRLKASARNELGRLAAAVNDLAERLENPRDASGDRGRLLRDLEIARQLQLSYLPDEPPDYPGMAVAGLCEPAFEVGGDYYDFIPIDERRLGVVVADVSGKSLQGLMVMLILRTILKSTAPRHFDALPTLCETNTLLSPDMRSGNFVTCLYYVYDSRNGSLDVVNAGHNSMLVFRASEKLVEVVKTRGRPLGLIEPDEFCRTLESTTLRLEPGDTVLLYTDGVSEAMNEEMEIFGDRRLQDAFAASAELAPPELVKRLAETARAFAGEKRQFDDMTLVALKALEPEVEEPLDVDLAEEVSLTVDRYISEGG
- the trmFO gene encoding methylenetetrahydrofolate--tRNA-(uracil(54)-C(5))-methyltransferase (FADH(2)-oxidizing) TrmFO yields the protein MTPGHVTVVGGGLAGCEAAWQLARAGHPVRLFEMRPGKGTGAHTGGGLAELVCSNSLKSVELHNAHGCLKAELELLGSLLIEAAKIYRVPAGSALAVDRELFSAEVERRLTANPLVEVVREEVTEPPEAPAVLATGPLTGPTLMGRLDEELGRGRLFFHDATSPVVTAESLDPEKVFPAGRHGLGDDYMNVGLCAEVYENFWQNLLTLPRAPVHAVDRELVGDAFAVFEGCLPLEVLAERGRDALRFGPLRPVGLRRPDTGQSYHAVIQLRAENRERTRYSLVGCQTRLTPSAQRTLLRSLPGLERAEFVRYGRMHRNGYLDAPALLEASLELRGRPGVFVAGQLSGAEGYVEAVATGLLAGKNLARRLSGSEPIVPPRETVLGGLVRTLSGADRNDEDDPPCPVNAHYGLLPPLSTRVRGKRDRRTALALRALAAMRAFRWRIESPGA
- a CDS encoding universal stress protein; amino-acid sequence: MIRNVLVGTDGSRYAEGAARYGVWAAQAAGTKLIGCYVLDIRLLDGPFFARLAAMLGFAPATDFRAAAEPVLRGLGETALGFISELARKAGVSYEEIITSGPVATTLVERAQRADLVVIGRQGDHAEYENDMLGNVAEGVLKRVNTAVMLAPADFEKPSRVVVFADDKPSAEETLRFAADLSGGHRILVIHEGGTRADAEKLLASYDRPAEYEELTLPLEERIADLDPGELVVIGATGSADHLILEPRTQRAIRDATGPIIVTA